One segment of Hippopotamus amphibius kiboko isolate mHipAmp2 chromosome 4, mHipAmp2.hap2, whole genome shotgun sequence DNA contains the following:
- the LOC130852218 gene encoding LOW QUALITY PROTEIN: SCY1-like protein 2 (The sequence of the model RefSeq protein was modified relative to this genomic sequence to represent the inferred CDS: inserted 1 base in 1 codon; deleted 2 bases in 1 codon; substituted 2 bases at 2 genomic stop codons) translates to MESMLNKLKSTVTKVRADVTRAVXGNPVTREFNVGQHIASGGNGLAWKIFNGTKKSTKLEVAVFVFDKKLIDKYQKFEKDQITDALKRGVQQLTQLRHPRLLTVQHPLEECKDCLALCMEPVFASLANVLGNWENLPSPVSPNIKDYKLYDVETKYGLLQVSEGLSFLHSSVKMVHGNVTPENIILNKSGAWKIMGFDFCISSTNPSEQEPKFLCKEWDPKLPSLCLPNPEYLAPEYILSVSCETASDMYSLGTVIYAVFNKGKPIFEVNKQDIYKSFSRQLDRLSHLGSSSLTNIPEEGHEHVKLLLNVTPAVRPDADQMTKIPFFDDVGAVTLQYFDTLFQREKLQKPQFFKGLPKVLPKLPKRVIVQGILPCLTSEFVNPDVVPFVLPNVLLIGEECTKEEYVKLILPELSPVFQQQEPISILFIFLQKMDLLLTQTPPDEIKNSVLPTVCRALEAPSIQIQELCLNIIPTFANLIDYPSVKSALIPRIKNACLQMSSLAAQVNSLVCLAKILEYLDKWFVLDDILPFLXQIPSKETAVLMGILGIYKCTFTHKKLGITKEQLAGKVLPHLIPLSIENNLNLNQFKSFISVTKELLNSLESEHKTKLEXLHIMQEQQRSLDIGNQMNTSEETKVTNVGSQQIDKVFNNIGADLLTGSESENKEDGLQNKHKRASLALEEKQKLAKEQEQAQKLKIQQALKPQVHTHPIAPVKQTKDLTDTLMENMSCLTSLPVSTPKMSASSTFTSVPSTGLGMMFSTPVDNTKRNLTNGLNANMGFQTSRFNMPVNTNQNVFSGPSTPGLTKMTLGTPSTLPNFSAVSVPPAGAKQTQQRPTGTAALNNLFGPQKPKVSMDQLSQQKPNQRLNHFVPPRGSPGMGSSVTGTQMNMRGPSAFGMQANLFLNPQNFAQPSTTMTNSSSASNDLKDLFG, encoded by the exons ATGGAGTCCATGCTTAATAAGTTGAAGAGTACTGTTACAAAAGTAAGAGCTGATGTCACTCGTGCTG ATGGAAATCCTGTCACTAGAGAATTTAATGTTGGTCAACACATTGCCAGCGGTGGCAATGGGCTAGCTTGGAAGATTTTTAACGGCACAAAAAAGTCAACAAAGCTGGAAGTGGCTGTTTTTGTCTTTGATAAAAAGCTGATTGACAAATACCAAAAATTTGAAAAGGATCAAATCACTGATGCTCTAAAACGAGGGGTCCAACAGTTAACTCAACTACGACACCCTCGACTTCTTACTGTCCAGCATCCTTTAGAAGAATGCAAGGATTGCTTGGCACTTTGTATGGAACCAGTTTTTGCCAGTTTAGCCAACGTTCTGGGTAACTGGGAAAATCTACCTTCCCCTGTATCTCCAAACATTAAGGATTATAAACTTTATGATGTAGAAACCAAATATGGTTTACTTCAGGTTTCCGAAGGATTGTCATTTTTGCATAGCAGTGTAAAAATGGTTCATGGAAATGTTACAcctgaaaatataattttgaataaaagtggagcCTGGAAAATAATGGGCtttgatttttgtatatcatCGACCAATCCTTCTGAACAAGAGCCTAAATTTCTGTGTAAAGAATGGGACCCAAAGTTACCATCATTGTGTCTTCCAAATCCTGAATATTTGGCTCCTGAATACATACTTTCTGTGAGCTGTGAAACAGCCAGTGATATGTACTCTTTAGGAACTGTCATATATGCTGTATTTAATAAAGGGAAACCTATATTTGAAGTTAACAAGCAAGATATTTACAAGAGTTTCAGTAGACAATTGGATCGGTTGAGTCACTTAGGATCTAGTTCACTTACAAATATACCTGAGGAAGGCCATGAACATGTAAAACTGCTGTTAAACGTAACTCCAGCTGTGAGACCAGATGCAGATCAAATGACAAAGATTCCCTTCTTTGATGATGTTGGTGCAGTAACACTGCAATATTTTGATACCTTATTCCAAAGAGAGAAGCTTCAGAAACCACAGTTTTTCAAAGGACTGCCAAAGGTTCTGCCAAAACTGCCTAAGCGTGTCATCGTGCAGGGAATTTTGCCTTGTTTGACTTCAGAATTTGTAAACCCTGACGTGGTACCTTTTGTTTTGCCCAATGTTCTACTCATTGGTGAAGAATGTACCAAAGAAGAATATGTCAAGTTAATTCTACCTGAACTTAGCCCTGTCTTTCAACAGCAGGAGCcaatctcaattttgtttatattcctCCAAAAAATGGATTTGCTACTGACCCAAACTCCTCCTGATGAGATAAAGAACAGTGTCCTGCCAACGGTTTGCAGAGCCCTAGAGGCTCCTTCCATTCAGATCCAGGAACTCTGTCTAAACATCATTCCAACCTTTGCAAATCTTATAGACTACCCATCCGTGAAAAGTGCTTTGATACCAAGAATTAAAAATGCATGTCTACAAATGTCTTCCCTTGCTGCACAGGTAAATTCATTAGTGTGCTTAGCAAAGATTTTGGAATACTTGGATAAGTGGTTTGTACTTGATGATATTCTGCCCTTCTTATAACAAATTCCATCCAAGGAAACGGCGGTCCTCATGGGAATTTTAGGTATTTACAAATGTACTTTTACTCATAAGAAGTTGGGAATCACCAAAGAGCAGCTGGCGGGAAAAGTATTGCCTCATCTGATTCCCCTGAGTATTGAAAACAATCTTAATCTCAATCAGTTCAAGTCCTTCATTTCCGTCACAAAAGAGTTGCTTAATAGTTTGGAGTCTGAACATAAGACTAAACTGGAGTAACTTCATATAATGCAAGAACAGCAGAGATCTTTAGATATAGGAAATCAAATGAATACTTCTGAGGAGACAAAAGTTACAAACGTTGGGTCTCAGCAGATTGACAAAGTCTTTAACAATATTGGAGCAGACCTTCTGACTGGTAgtgaatcagaaaataaagaggatGGGTTACAGAATAAACATAAAAGAGCATCACTTGcgcttgaagaaaaacaaaaattagcaaaAGAACAGGAGCAGGCACAGAAGCTGAAAATCCAGCAGGCTCTTAAACCACAAGTGCACACACAC CCTATTGCTCCAGTCAAGCAGACTAAGGACTTGACAGACACATTGATGGAGAATATGTCATGTTTGACCAGTCTTCCTGTTAGTACCCCTAAAATGTCTGCTTCAAGTACCTTCACTTCTGTTCCTTCCACGGGCCTTGGCATGATGTTTTCTACACCAGTCGATAATACAAAGAGAAATTTAACAAATGGCCTAAATGCTAACATGGGCTTCCAGACTTCAAGATTCAACATGCCAGTTAATACAAACCAGAACGTCTTCAGTGGTCCAAGCACACCTGGATTGACCAAGATGACACTGGGAACACCTTCCACTTTGCCAAACTTCAGTGCTGTGAGTGTTCCTCCTGCTGGTGCTAAGCAGACTCAGCAGAGACCCACAGGTACGGCTGCTCTTAATAATCTCTTTGGCCCTcagaagcccaaagttagcatgGACCAGTTATCACAGCAGAAACCAAATCAGCGGCTTAATCACTTTGTACCTCCTCGAGGGTCTCCAGGTATGGGCAGTTCAGTAACGGGAACACAGATGAACATGAGAGGACCATCTGCCTTCGGTATGCAGGCTAATCTTTTCCTTAACCCACAGAACTTTGCACAGCCATCAACTACGATGACCAATAGCAGTTCAGCTAGCAATGATTTGAAAGATCTTTTTGGGTGA